From Halanaeroarchaeum sulfurireducens, a single genomic window includes:
- a CDS encoding DUF192 domain-containing protein, whose protein sequence is MNLRHERDGETRTLASNVETADSLLAQMRGLMFRRTIPEDFALVFRFDSVDTRDVHMLFVVAPLDVLWLVNGEVVRRERLKPWTGVAAAEADTLVELPAGGADGVAVGDAVRLEQ, encoded by the coding sequence GTGAACCTCCGTCACGAACGGGACGGCGAGACGCGAACGCTCGCCAGCAACGTGGAAACCGCCGATTCGCTCCTCGCACAGATGCGAGGGCTCATGTTCAGACGGACGATCCCGGAGGACTTCGCCCTCGTGTTCCGGTTCGATTCGGTCGACACTCGGGACGTCCACATGCTGTTCGTCGTCGCCCCCCTCGACGTGCTCTGGCTCGTGAACGGCGAGGTCGTCCGGAGGGAACGCCTGAAGCCGTGGACCGGAGTCGCCGCAGCCGAGGCCGACACCCTCGTCGAACTCCCGGCGGGCGGCGCCGATGGGGTCGCAGTCGGAGACGCCGTTCGTCTCGAGCAGTGA
- a CDS encoding DUF7097 family protein, with the protein MKTTPSGTSVGVDDPYDHAEVCDHATGDGRCRFAYDSPGQDPEFSSARRAAEFRCPVADDEWTWADCPHYRYRASDRECARCGLSERRDAHDGGRPLLEEHHLAYDDDRDLGHEITVYLCRWCHAKVHGSWARIADDANPGPEALAALEERRSTELDELSFESAADRYASEE; encoded by the coding sequence ATGAAGACGACGCCGAGCGGTACCTCCGTCGGCGTGGACGATCCCTACGACCACGCCGAGGTCTGCGATCACGCGACCGGCGACGGGCGGTGTCGATTTGCCTACGATTCCCCGGGGCAGGACCCCGAGTTCTCTTCGGCGCGTCGCGCAGCTGAGTTCCGGTGTCCCGTTGCGGACGACGAGTGGACGTGGGCGGACTGTCCCCATTATCGATATCGTGCGAGCGACCGCGAGTGCGCCCGATGTGGACTCTCGGAGCGCCGCGACGCCCACGACGGTGGACGCCCGCTGCTCGAAGAGCATCACCTCGCCTACGATGACGACCGCGATCTCGGCCACGAGATCACGGTCTATCTTTGCCGGTGGTGTCACGCCAAGGTCCACGGCTCCTGGGCCCGGATCGCGGACGACGCGAATCCCGGCCCCGAGGCGCTCGCCGCGCTGGAGGAACGACGGAGCACGGAACTCGACGAGCTCTCCTTCGAGTCGGCCGCGGATCGGTACGCGTCGGAAGAGTGA
- a CDS encoding GMP synthase subunit A has translation MTRILVVDNHGQFTHLEHRTLRDLEGVETGLVDNDTPPEEIDADGLVLSGGPSMDETGNSADYLDLDVPILGICLGMQLMAEELGGEVSGGEYGGYADVDVRILDEDDPIVGSLAPETRVWASHADEVTALPEGFERTAESDVCGIEAMSDTDRDRYGVQWHPEVAHTEEGKAVFENFRRVCE, from the coding sequence ATGACTCGTATTCTCGTCGTGGACAACCACGGCCAGTTCACTCATCTGGAACATCGGACGTTGCGAGACCTCGAGGGAGTGGAAACCGGTCTGGTGGACAACGATACTCCACCCGAGGAGATCGACGCGGACGGGCTGGTCCTGTCCGGTGGGCCGAGCATGGACGAAACCGGCAACTCCGCCGACTACCTGGACCTCGACGTTCCGATTCTCGGCATCTGCCTGGGGATGCAGCTCATGGCCGAAGAACTCGGCGGCGAAGTGAGTGGTGGCGAGTACGGCGGGTACGCCGACGTCGACGTCAGGATCCTCGACGAGGACGATCCGATCGTCGGGTCGCTCGCCCCCGAGACCCGGGTCTGGGCGAGTCACGCCGACGAGGTGACGGCGCTTCCCGAAGGGTTCGAACGCACGGCGGAAAGTGACGTGTGCGGGATCGAGGCGATGAGTGACACGGATCGGGACCGCTATGGCGTCCAGTGGCACCCCGAGGTCGCCCACACCGAGGAAGGAAAAGCGGTTTTCGAGAACTTCCGACGCGTCTGCGAGTGA
- a CDS encoding DUF2070 family protein: protein MTKTQGDLAALSKYVFHAPSWRATVPFSLLIAAFAGIAAFDSRFLLEDVWKGIFFIGVPTLVSAAATTPIDRVLTGHLTFTRSSLLATVGEIVIVVLISLAAIVTVFTPLGQNFVFDVLIVALALVFAIRFLVILAVSRTPPVLAAIPASIQTVTAGVVLFVYSGTMNYFSIGGPYLRAVLTRSQEAPPIIHQTFVPEDFVVLFGMSALYGAVTYGFVLAVDRPWQRSLGVSSLDFVQGFIGHIAEGSRELEDFFEQIGERAIVPVTVLSFRAEDGNEKARFVLPMIHPGPMGEIGGGNLPQRVAESTSGLAFPPHATAGHDFNLVTEREVGTLLDAAESALQRIEYHAEATPATRSVEGDATVIGQRFGDGGLLVSTFAPSFADDIDYSVGLTAMSEARIAGLEDVLLVDAHNCNNGLNGDDLGHVVPGSQRSFELMEAASDAAADLVEAETKPIELGTAWDRTHWRAEDGIGPLGVRVAVLKVGEQWTGYVLVDGNNMEPGLRDRIMDAVDRLDAIEVMTTDTHVVNTVESTNQVGSAIDDDALVDLIEGLVDEAIADVEPVEAGMATERAEVTVFGNDRTETLASQANAVISMAGWLAAAVTLAAGAISLLVFIVT from the coding sequence ATGACGAAGACTCAGGGCGATCTAGCGGCCCTCTCGAAATACGTCTTTCACGCGCCGAGCTGGCGGGCCACCGTTCCGTTCTCACTACTCATCGCTGCATTCGCAGGCATCGCCGCCTTCGACTCGCGGTTTCTCCTCGAGGACGTCTGGAAGGGGATCTTTTTCATCGGCGTTCCGACCCTGGTCTCGGCGGCGGCAACTACACCCATCGATCGTGTGCTCACCGGGCACCTGACGTTCACCCGATCCTCGCTGCTCGCGACGGTCGGCGAGATCGTTATCGTCGTACTGATAAGTCTTGCGGCCATCGTGACCGTGTTCACGCCCCTGGGACAGAACTTCGTCTTCGACGTCCTTATCGTGGCGCTGGCACTCGTCTTTGCGATCCGCTTTCTCGTCATTCTGGCCGTCTCTCGAACACCGCCAGTGCTCGCGGCTATCCCGGCCAGTATTCAGACGGTGACCGCCGGTGTCGTGCTGTTCGTCTACAGCGGGACGATGAACTACTTCTCCATCGGCGGCCCCTACCTCCGCGCCGTGTTGACGCGATCCCAGGAGGCGCCCCCGATAATCCACCAGACGTTCGTGCCGGAGGACTTCGTGGTCCTGTTCGGCATGTCGGCGTTGTATGGGGCCGTCACCTACGGGTTCGTCCTCGCCGTCGATCGGCCCTGGCAGCGGAGTCTCGGGGTCAGTTCCCTCGATTTCGTCCAGGGATTTATTGGGCACATTGCCGAGGGATCGCGCGAACTCGAGGACTTCTTCGAACAGATCGGGGAACGCGCCATCGTCCCCGTTACCGTCCTCTCGTTTCGTGCCGAGGACGGAAACGAAAAGGCTCGATTCGTCCTCCCGATGATTCACCCCGGTCCGATGGGCGAGATTGGCGGGGGGAACCTCCCACAGCGGGTGGCCGAATCGACGTCCGGACTCGCGTTCCCGCCCCACGCAACTGCCGGCCACGACTTCAACCTCGTCACCGAACGCGAGGTTGGCACACTCCTCGATGCCGCCGAGTCGGCCCTCCAGCGCATCGAATACCACGCTGAAGCGACGCCCGCGACACGATCGGTCGAGGGGGATGCCACGGTGATCGGGCAGCGGTTCGGGGACGGGGGTCTGCTCGTTTCGACGTTCGCTCCGTCGTTCGCCGACGACATCGACTACTCGGTCGGACTCACGGCGATGTCCGAAGCGCGGATCGCCGGCCTGGAAGACGTATTGCTGGTCGACGCACACAACTGCAACAACGGGTTGAACGGTGACGATCTGGGTCACGTCGTCCCCGGGAGTCAACGCTCGTTCGAATTGATGGAGGCGGCCTCGGACGCGGCGGCGGATCTCGTCGAGGCGGAGACGAAACCGATTGAACTCGGCACCGCCTGGGATCGGACACACTGGCGTGCCGAGGACGGGATCGGCCCGCTCGGCGTCCGGGTGGCCGTTCTGAAGGTGGGCGAGCAGTGGACCGGCTACGTCCTCGTGGACGGAAACAACATGGAACCCGGTCTCCGCGACCGGATCATGGATGCGGTGGACCGTCTCGACGCGATCGAGGTCATGACGACGGATACCCACGTGGTCAACACCGTCGAATCGACCAATCAGGTGGGCAGCGCCATCGACGACGACGCTCTCGTCGACCTCATCGAGGGACTCGTCGACGAGGCCATCGCGGACGTCGAACCGGTCGAGGCCGGAATGGCGACCGAGCGGGCCGAGGTAACCGTCTTCGGCAACGATCGAACGGAGACGCTCGCCAGTCAGGCGAACGCGGTCATCTCGATGGCCGGGTGGCTCGCGGCCGCCGTCACTCTCGCGGCGGGCGCCATCAGCCTCCTGGTGTTCATCGTGACCTGA
- a CDS encoding DUF3194 domain-containing protein: MPTDETVVETAAEAAQEFVFSRLRRSDVDDLDVTVTFEDGVLTVDVYVLAPDVDEDVETIADDAALTAQSAVDDLFSE; the protein is encoded by the coding sequence ATGCCGACCGACGAGACCGTCGTCGAGACGGCGGCGGAGGCGGCCCAGGAGTTCGTCTTTTCCAGACTGCGCCGTTCCGACGTCGACGACCTCGATGTGACCGTGACGTTCGAAGACGGGGTCCTCACCGTCGACGTCTACGTCCTCGCCCCGGACGTCGATGAAGACGTCGAGACGATCGCGGACGACGCCGCTCTGACCGCCCAATCTGCAGTCGACGATCTCTTTTCGGAGTGA
- a CDS encoding prefoldin subunit beta produces MQGNLPPEAQEKIEELEELQETAQQVAVQKQQANNDLNDAENALDELDDIDEDTTMYREVGELMIDTDYAEAKEDLEEKVDRLEVRVQTLEKQEERVREQFESLQEELQELLSGGGGGGGGAPAPGGLGGPGGD; encoded by the coding sequence ATGCAGGGTAACTTGCCTCCTGAAGCCCAGGAGAAAATCGAGGAGCTCGAAGAGCTCCAGGAGACGGCACAGCAGGTCGCCGTCCAGAAACAGCAGGCAAACAACGATCTCAACGACGCCGAGAACGCCCTCGACGAACTCGACGACATCGACGAGGACACGACCATGTACCGCGAGGTCGGCGAACTCATGATCGATACCGACTACGCCGAGGCCAAAGAGGATCTCGAGGAGAAGGTCGATCGCCTCGAAGTACGCGTCCAGACCCTCGAAAAACAAGAGGAGCGCGTGCGCGAGCAGTTCGAATCCCTCCAGGAGGAACTGCAGGAACTCCTCAGCGGTGGCGGTGGCGGTGGCGGCGGAGCGCCCGCCCCCGGCGGCCTCGGCGGCCCCGGCGGCGATTAA
- a CDS encoding universal stress protein, giving the protein MYDTILVPTDGSPESLTAVDEAADLASALDADLVALYVVDTRDYATLPETKWVTLAEELEQAGERALAKVEKRADEHDVPVSTTVVRGVPHESILEYADEAGADAIVMSTHGRTGIDRFLLGSVTERVIRSADLPIVVVGAGED; this is encoded by the coding sequence ATGTACGATACGATCCTGGTCCCGACCGACGGAAGCCCGGAAAGTCTGACAGCCGTCGACGAGGCGGCCGACCTCGCTTCAGCCCTGGACGCCGATCTCGTTGCGCTGTACGTCGTGGACACGCGGGACTACGCCACGCTGCCCGAGACGAAGTGGGTGACGCTGGCGGAGGAACTCGAGCAGGCGGGCGAACGCGCACTCGCGAAGGTCGAGAAACGGGCGGACGAACACGACGTTCCCGTGTCTACCACGGTCGTCCGCGGCGTTCCCCACGAGTCCATCCTCGAGTACGCCGACGAAGCGGGCGCTGATGCCATCGTCATGTCGACACATGGCCGCACGGGCATCGATCGATTCCTGCTCGGGAGCGTCACGGAGCGGGTGATCCGGAGCGCGGACCTCCCGATTGTCGTCGTTGGAGCGGGCGAGGACTAG
- a CDS encoding fluoride efflux transporter FluC, which produces MTAIDPAHVVGTGGAIGALLRQYVSQAVAVEEYPLGTFAVNVLGSFVLALVAFGGVGGQLGLLLGTGLAGSFTTFSTFSYETVRLWETGERLRATVNAVSSIVGAVLTIGLARWLLAGLG; this is translated from the coding sequence CTGACGGCCATCGACCCAGCCCACGTCGTCGGCACCGGCGGAGCGATCGGCGCACTGCTCCGGCAATACGTCAGCCAGGCCGTCGCCGTCGAGGAATACCCGCTCGGGACGTTCGCCGTCAACGTCCTCGGCTCGTTCGTGCTCGCGCTGGTCGCCTTCGGCGGCGTCGGCGGGCAACTCGGCCTCCTGCTGGGGACGGGACTGGCGGGGTCGTTCACGACCTTTTCGACGTTTTCCTACGAAACCGTCCGGCTGTGGGAAACCGGCGAACGGCTGCGAGCGACCGTCAACGCGGTGAGTTCCATCGTGGGGGCCGTTCTCACGATCGGCCTCGCCCGCTGGCTACTCGCCGGACTCGGCTAG
- a CDS encoding fluoride efflux transporter FluC, which produces MPEGASQAVRTIESLVLVAIGGFAGANLRFAAGNVVAGPAGTLLVNVVGSFALGFLLYEARYSAVVSQRTHVVVATGFLSSFTTYSTFALEAIELGVTGGAYVGASYALGFAAVLVGRRLALLVDRGWSR; this is translated from the coding sequence ATGCCAGAAGGAGCCTCCCAAGCGGTCCGGACCATCGAATCGCTCGTCCTCGTGGCTATCGGTGGCTTCGCCGGGGCCAATCTCAGATTTGCCGCGGGGAACGTCGTCGCCGGTCCAGCGGGCACCCTGTTGGTCAATGTGGTGGGGAGCTTCGCGCTCGGATTCCTGCTCTACGAGGCGCGGTACTCCGCGGTCGTCTCCCAGCGAACCCACGTCGTCGTGGCCACCGGCTTTCTCTCATCGTTCACCACGTACAGCACGTTCGCGCTGGAGGCGATCGAACTGGGGGTCACCGGCGGTGCCTACGTCGGTGCCAGTTACGCCCTCGGGTTTGCGGCGGTGTTGGTCGGGCGACGGCTCGCCCTGCTGGTTGATCGGGGGTGGTCGCGCTGA
- a CDS encoding S1C family serine protease — protein sequence MTRQAVRVGLVVLVVGLVVGGSVGAVIGASMVIPGPALQAPGGDDPGSVAEDRGNATRYERLYERTIDSVVMITVGNAMGGAQGSGFVYDRNHVVTNQHVVEDADEVGVQFADGSHRTATVVGVDAYTDLAVVRVPNMPPAATPLPVDTVPPQPGEPVVALGSPFGLDGTITHGIVSGVNRSMTVEGGFTIPDTVQTDAPINPGNSGGPLVSTDGTVVGVNRAKGGDNVGFAISAAVVESVVPALIEDGEYEHAYLGIRSLPVTPQIASVNDLEHAYGVMVVETDSSGPSESVFQVAETTTVDGVSYPTGGDVIVEVEDREIRTSQQLSRYLLLHTHPGQTVSVTVIRDGERTTVEVTLDRRPPV from the coding sequence ATGACACGTCAGGCCGTTCGCGTGGGCCTCGTCGTACTGGTCGTGGGGCTCGTGGTGGGTGGATCCGTCGGTGCGGTGATCGGTGCCTCGATGGTGATCCCGGGACCGGCGCTCCAGGCGCCGGGCGGGGACGACCCCGGGTCGGTGGCCGAGGACCGAGGCAACGCGACGAGGTACGAACGGCTCTACGAGCGGACCATCGACTCGGTCGTGATGATAACCGTGGGCAACGCGATGGGTGGGGCCCAGGGCTCGGGATTCGTCTACGACAGGAACCACGTGGTAACCAACCAGCACGTGGTCGAGGACGCCGATGAGGTCGGCGTCCAGTTCGCCGACGGAAGTCACCGGACGGCGACCGTCGTGGGCGTCGATGCGTATACCGACCTGGCCGTCGTCCGGGTGCCGAACATGCCGCCGGCCGCGACCCCGCTTCCCGTCGATACGGTCCCGCCTCAACCTGGAGAACCTGTCGTCGCGCTCGGCTCACCCTTCGGCCTCGACGGGACGATCACCCACGGGATCGTCTCGGGTGTCAACCGATCGATGACCGTCGAGGGCGGATTTACGATCCCGGATACGGTCCAGACGGACGCGCCGATCAATCCCGGCAACAGCGGTGGGCCGCTCGTTTCGACGGACGGGACGGTGGTGGGTGTCAACCGTGCCAAGGGGGGTGACAACGTGGGCTTCGCCATCTCCGCGGCCGTCGTCGAAAGCGTCGTCCCGGCGCTCATCGAGGACGGGGAGTACGAACACGCGTACCTGGGGATCAGGAGCCTGCCCGTCACCCCGCAGATCGCGTCGGTGAACGACCTGGAGCACGCCTACGGCGTGATGGTTGTGGAAACCGATTCGTCCGGCCCCTCCGAGTCGGTGTTCCAGGTGGCCGAGACCACGACCGTCGACGGCGTCTCCTACCCGACCGGCGGTGACGTCATCGTGGAGGTGGAGGACCGTGAGATCCGCACTTCACAGCAGCTCTCCAGATACCTCCTGTTACACACCCATCCCGGCCAGACCGTCTCCGTCACCGTGATCCGCGACGGCGAGCGAACGACGGTCGAGGTGACGCTGGATCGTCGGCCCCCGGTCTGA
- a CDS encoding KEOPS complex subunit Pcc1 yields the protein MHRTTLTFSYDSVRRAAIVERSVSVEIGDIASDRTAASIDRDGSTVTVDVEASDLVGLRAGQNTWLSLVEVAEGVVDAANR from the coding sequence GTGCATCGAACGACGCTCACGTTCTCCTACGATTCCGTTCGGCGGGCCGCCATCGTCGAGCGAAGCGTCTCAGTCGAGATCGGGGACATCGCCAGCGACCGAACGGCGGCCAGCATCGACCGGGACGGTTCGACCGTTACCGTCGACGTCGAGGCGAGCGATCTGGTGGGGTTGCGTGCCGGCCAGAACACCTGGCTCTCGCTCGTCGAGGTTGCCGAAGGCGTGGTCGACGCGGCGAACCGGTGA
- a CDS encoding DNA-directed RNA polymerase subunit P, translated as MAYKCSRCKRDVELDEYGGVRCPYCGHRVLLKERSRDVKEVSVQ; from the coding sequence ATGGCGTACAAGTGCTCGCGCTGTAAACGCGACGTCGAACTCGACGAGTACGGCGGCGTGCGGTGTCCGTACTGTGGTCATCGCGTCCTTCTGAAAGAGCGGAGCCGCGACGTCAAGGAAGTCTCCGTGCAGTAG
- a CDS encoding 50S ribosomal protein L37ae has protein sequence MGASQRAGDTGSAGRFGARYGRVARRRVSEIESDMHEDHVCPSCGSAAVSRNGTGIWECGRCGHKYTGGAYRPETPGGRAVRRSIRTALSAEESEESEESEN, from the coding sequence ATGGGTGCAAGCCAGCGTGCTGGAGATACCGGGAGCGCCGGTCGATTCGGTGCCCGATACGGTCGGGTCGCCCGCCGTCGCGTCTCGGAGATCGAATCCGACATGCACGAGGACCACGTCTGTCCCAGTTGCGGGTCGGCCGCCGTGTCCCGGAACGGGACCGGCATCTGGGAGTGTGGACGGTGCGGTCACAAGTACACCGGGGGCGCCTACCGCCCCGAGACCCCCGGAGGACGGGCGGTGCGCCGGTCCATCAGGACGGCGCTCTCCGCCGAAGAGTCCGAGGAATCGGAGGAATCGGAGAACTGA
- a CDS encoding DUF2103 domain-containing protein, translated as MQCSHCGRPLDRPGDYCLVCNGQNADGVVVAVAETRATLTILEGETVLGETHVTTVPEPDDELSTVQQRNFAGRIADEIRRKRPEAVYAAGDLDVITDVRGDLRYPVYRVPESDPVGAVLERRGDRDLAVVEKPAAAKIGGSHSTVIGDRDGERAITTVADHPHVKKIVPGPIEAGGSGSRTGVRAKATRADDNGNVRLLIRDGSSVQENRIVTTAMDRETGERVREDLNRALAETELRESA; from the coding sequence ATGCAGTGTAGCCACTGCGGCCGACCCCTCGACAGACCTGGCGATTACTGCCTGGTCTGTAACGGACAGAACGCGGACGGGGTCGTCGTCGCGGTGGCCGAGACTCGAGCGACGCTAACGATACTCGAGGGGGAAACGGTCCTGGGCGAGACACACGTCACGACCGTCCCCGAACCGGACGACGAACTGTCGACGGTCCAGCAGCGGAACTTCGCCGGGCGGATCGCCGACGAGATCAGGCGGAAACGGCCGGAGGCCGTCTATGCCGCCGGCGATCTCGACGTGATTACCGACGTGCGCGGGGACCTCCGTTACCCGGTCTATCGGGTGCCCGAGTCCGATCCGGTCGGGGCCGTGCTCGAACGGCGCGGCGACCGTGATCTGGCGGTCGTCGAGAAACCCGCGGCCGCGAAGATCGGCGGCTCGCACTCGACGGTCATCGGGGACCGCGACGGCGAGCGGGCCATCACCACTGTCGCCGATCACCCCCACGTGAAGAAGATCGTCCCCGGACCGATCGAGGCCGGGGGCTCGGGATCGCGCACGGGGGTCCGCGCGAAAGCCACCCGAGCGGACGACAACGGGAACGTCCGGTTGCTCATCCGGGACGGCTCCTCCGTCCAGGAAAACCGGATCGTCACGACCGCGATGGACCGGGAGACCGGCGAGCGGGTCCGGGAGGACCTCAACCGGGCACTCGCGGAGACCGAACTGCGGGAATCGGCGTGA
- the truD gene encoding tRNA pseudouridine(13) synthase TruD translates to MRRAHDLERSVGIEYYVSETDGTGGRLRDRPADFRVKERERFATEASDADPGDYPWLVVRATLRGMDTNDFAREFANRVGISRERVTWAGTKDKDAVTTQLFSVRDLDPDEVPTLSKAEIEVVGRSGRGLQFGDLLGNEFEIVVRDASRPDGAGAVTTELEEFGGGTPAVPNYFGQQRFGSYRPVTHEVGLAVVRGDWEGAVMAYLGNPSEYEPEGSQEARRFVEETRDWEAALDRFPRRLRYERTMLHSLVETGGRAPEDFRTALETFPENVQRLFVNAAQSYAFNRMLSERLERGLPFHEPVAGDVACFADTDAPDAFVLPDVDREQRVSADRVDVVGRHCRRNRAFVTAPLVGTETELADGEQGEIEREVLAELDLVPEDFDLPGAFGSRGTRRAILLPFDPTIEHEPLTLSFTLPKGSYATVVLREFLKTGPLDL, encoded by the coding sequence ATGCGGCGCGCACACGACCTGGAGCGATCCGTCGGTATCGAGTATTACGTCTCCGAGACGGACGGGACCGGCGGGCGACTCCGTGACCGGCCGGCCGACTTCCGGGTCAAAGAGCGCGAGCGGTTCGCCACCGAGGCGTCCGACGCCGATCCCGGCGATTACCCCTGGCTCGTCGTGCGGGCGACACTCCGTGGGATGGACACGAACGACTTCGCCCGCGAGTTCGCCAACCGCGTCGGGATCAGCCGCGAGCGCGTCACCTGGGCGGGGACCAAGGACAAGGACGCGGTCACCACCCAGCTGTTCAGCGTCCGGGACCTCGACCCGGACGAGGTGCCGACCCTCTCGAAGGCGGAGATCGAGGTGGTCGGCCGGTCCGGGCGCGGGCTCCAGTTCGGCGACCTGCTCGGCAACGAGTTCGAGATCGTGGTGCGCGACGCGTCGCGCCCGGATGGGGCGGGCGCCGTCACGACCGAACTCGAGGAATTCGGCGGGGGCACACCGGCCGTGCCGAATTACTTCGGACAGCAGCGATTCGGCAGCTACCGCCCCGTCACCCACGAGGTCGGTCTGGCCGTCGTTCGCGGGGACTGGGAGGGGGCCGTCATGGCGTACCTCGGCAATCCCAGTGAGTACGAACCCGAGGGATCACAGGAAGCGCGCCGGTTCGTCGAGGAGACCCGCGACTGGGAGGCAGCCCTCGATCGGTTCCCCAGGCGGCTTCGCTACGAGCGGACGATGTTGCACAGCCTGGTCGAGACCGGCGGAAGGGCGCCCGAGGACTTCCGGACGGCACTCGAGACGTTCCCCGAGAACGTCCAGCGCCTCTTCGTCAACGCGGCTCAGTCGTACGCCTTCAACCGGATGCTGAGCGAGCGGCTCGAGCGGGGACTCCCGTTTCACGAACCCGTCGCCGGGGACGTGGCCTGTTTCGCCGACACCGACGCCCCCGACGCGTTTGTGCTCCCCGACGTCGATCGCGAACAGCGCGTCAGCGCGGACCGCGTGGACGTCGTTGGCCGACACTGTCGGCGCAACCGGGCGTTCGTGACGGCCCCACTCGTCGGAACCGAGACCGAACTCGCCGACGGCGAGCAGGGCGAGATCGAACGCGAGGTTCTCGCGGAACTGGACCTCGTTCCCGAGGATTTCGATCTGCCCGGCGCGTTCGGTTCGCGGGGGACCCGACGGGCCATTCTCCTGCCGTTCGACCCGACGATCGAGCACGAACCGTTGACGCTCTCGTTTACGCTGCCCAAAGGCTCCTACGCGACCGTCGTCCTCCGAGAGTTCCTCAAGACCGGGCCCCTCGACCTCTGA
- the pth2 gene encoding peptidyl-tRNA hydrolase Pth2 — protein MKQAIVARSDLGMGEGKLAAQVAHASLKAYEHASDADRRAWKQGGQKKIVLRVDGERGLYELQEKAKAAGLPTGLIRDAGHTQLDPDTPTAVAIGPADEAAVDRITGDLSLY, from the coding sequence ATGAAACAGGCCATCGTCGCCCGGTCGGACCTCGGGATGGGCGAGGGAAAGCTGGCCGCACAGGTGGCACACGCCTCCCTCAAAGCCTACGAGCACGCAAGCGACGCCGACCGCCGGGCGTGGAAGCAGGGTGGACAGAAGAAGATCGTTCTCCGAGTCGACGGCGAGCGGGGACTCTACGAACTCCAGGAGAAAGCGAAGGCGGCCGGGCTCCCGACCGGCCTGATCCGCGACGCGGGCCACACGCAACTCGACCCGGACACGCCGACCGCAGTGGCCATCGGCCCGGCGGACGAGGCGGCAGTGGACCGCATCACCGGCGATCTCTCGCTGTACTGA